The proteins below are encoded in one region of Cucurbita pepo subsp. pepo cultivar mu-cu-16 chromosome LG10, ASM280686v2, whole genome shotgun sequence:
- the LOC111803629 gene encoding protein FRIGIDA, whose product MESDAMAPAVDSLVEAVKVEEHSEASKSDAQLEKGSCQLPELGSESEPQETQFPFLNFSYIDELGSLSSAIHAFQCRLSELQDHLGSIHNAIDARSKRLISSSNRLLDNHRQLLSVGDGKIALPYNSSSTVATLKSGRNPVSSSTHLLRSPRNNLPETSSDFGKNDGKEAMDKQPESSSLSELEHLCETMCSRGLRKYIVSHLSDLDSLRHEIPLALKFAPNPAQLVFDCIGRFYLQGRKAYSKDSPMVHARQSSVLILELFLISGSAETENDRRIKIEPSLKVEAHRAAIAWRKRIVNESGSCKASEIDARGLLLFLASFGIPTVFTNNDLRDLLRSSNSKGISNALRRSHGLCTRIPDIIKGMVKKSMNVEAVDIIYAFGLEDVFPPQEILLSFLQECDETWKKRINEVRGSTMQLRRVSEEKLGSLKCVLKCLEDHKLDPVKSLPGWEIHEMIKNLENDIVELGKRMEDNASMKRKTDEASTQKYPSQETKRSKGGFPVTSYPPVNGLLEQNAAATLFDGAGVDQFGNYQMSSSLHGSSLVETAVLPADMDISISNAGMDSSNEMGQTRELAFKDMSVEQSFIQQAMPTTLTTTPTPPPPVVSHSAVEGGFVDLYHFGDAVVLENDAPKSSSTETSTLPHVRLSSHPRPPYFYN is encoded by the exons ATGGAAAGTGACGCCATGGCTCCCGCTGTTGATTCCCTCGTGGAAGCCGTGAAGGTGGAAGAACATTCGGAGGCATCGAAGTCTGATGCACAATTGGAGAAAGGGTCATGTCAATTACCAGAACTTGGATCAGAATCAGAGCCTCAGGAAACTCAATTTCCGTTTCTCAACTTTTCATATATTGATGAACTTGGCAGCTTATCGAGTGCGATTCATGCATTCCAGTGCCGATTGAGCGAATTGCAGGATCATCTAGGTTCCATTCACAACGCCATAGATGCACGTTCGAAACGACTTATCTCCTCATCCAACCGTTTGCTGGATAATCATCGACAACTGCTATCGGTCGGTGATGGAAAAATTGCCTTACCTTACAATTCTTCTTCTACCGTCGCAACCCTAAAAAGTGGACGAAATCCTGTTTCTTCGAGCACCCATCTGTTGCGTAGTCCTAGAAACAATCTCCCTGAAACTAGTAGCGATTTCGGTAAAAATGACGGAAAAGAAGCCATGGATAAGCAACCAGaatcctcctctctctccgaGCTTGAGCATCTCTGCGAAACGATGTGCAGCCGTGGCCTACGCAAGTACATAGTTTCTCATCTCTCGGACCTCGATAGCCTCCGGCATGAAATTCCGCTTGCTCTAAAATTTGCTCCCAACCCGGCTCAACTCGTGTTCGATTGCATTGGCCGCTTTTACCTTCAGGGCAGAAAGGCCTACAGCAAGGATTCTCCTATGGTTCATGCTAGACAATCCTCCGTCCTCATCTTAGAACTTTTTCTGATCTCTGGTTCAGCTGAGACTGAAAATGacagaagaataaaaattgagcCCTCCTTGAAGGTGGAAGCTCACCGTGCTGCCATTGCCTGGAGAAAAAGAATTGTTAATGAAAGTGGTTCCTGTAAGGCTAGCGAAATAGATGCCAGGGgtttgcttctttttcttgcgtCTTTTGGAATTCCTACTGTTTTCACAAATAATGATTTAAGGGATCTCTTGCGATCGAGTAATTCAAAGGGAATATCGAATGCCCTTCGCCGTTCGCATGGTCTTTGTACACGTATTCCTG ACATTATAAAGGGGATGGTGAAGAAGAGTATGAATGTTGAAGCTGTTGATATTATTTATGCTTTTGGTTTGGAGGATGTATTTCCACCACAGGAAATTCTGTTGTCATTTCTCCAAGAGTGTGATGAAACgtggaaaaaaagaataaatgaagtaCGAGGTTCAACCATGCAGCTG AGACGAGTGAGTGAAGAGAAATTGGGTTCTCTGAAATGTGTTCTCAAATGTTTGGAAGATCACAAGTTGGATCCTGTGAAGTCTCTTCCCGGATGGGAAATTCACGAAATGATAAAAAACTTGGAGAATGATATTGTGGAACTTGGGAAACGAATGGAAGATAATGCGAGTATGAAGAGAAAAACAGATGAAGCTTCCACACAGAAGTATCCGAGTCAGGAAACAAAGCGAAGTAAAGGAGGATTTCCTGTTACATCTTATCCACCAGTCAATGGCTTGTTGGAACAAAATGCAGCAGCTACATTATTTGATGGTGCAGGTGTGGATCAGTTCGGTAATTACCAAATGTCTTCGTCTTTGCATGGATCGAGTTTGGTTGAAACTGCAGTTTTACCCGCCGATATGGATATTAGTATCTCCAATGCTGGAATGGATAGCAGCAACGAAATGGGGCAAACTCGGGAGTTAGCTTTCAAAGATATGTCAGTAGAGCAAAGCTTTATTCAACAAGCTATGCCGACGACACTTACGACAACCCCTACGCCACCGCCACCCGTTGTGTCTCATTCAGCCGTAGAGGGGGGGTTCGTTGATCTGTATCATTTTGGTGATGCGGTTGTGTTAGAAAATGATGCACCCAAGAGCAGCAGTACTGAAACGAGCACTTTGCCTCACGTTCGACTGTCCAGTCATCCCCGTCCACCCTACTTCTACAATTGA
- the LOC111804330 gene encoding uncharacterized protein LOC111804330, which yields MSNDKTLTKIPQFDGHYDHWSELMENLLRAKGLWSLVEEGYTEPAEGIEVTAAQKRNLDEFKMKDHQVKHYLFQAIDRVVFEQILNRKISKNIWDSMKKKFGGNERVKRSLLQTLRRDFEVLEMKNEENIDDYFGRVMVVSNKMRSNGEDMSDSKIVEKILRTLTDKFTYVVVAIEESKDTRKMTIDELQSSLSVHEKKLKKINHEEDDQALNIRGRGRGSYRGRGRGKGRSFNKATLECYNCHQLGHFQYEYPIRYNGAHFAEIKEKDEVILTTYVELQGTKRGDVWFVDSGCSSLGTITN from the coding sequence atgagcaACGACAAAACACTCACCAAGATTCCACAGTTTGATGGTCACTATGACCATTGGAGTGAACTGATGGAAAACCTCTTGCGTGCCAAGGGTTTGTGGAGTCTAGTGGAAGAGGGTTACACCGAACCGGCAGAGGGAATCGAAGTGACTGCAGCGCAGAAAAGGAATCTTGATGAGTTCAAGATGAAGGATCATCAAGTGAAGCACTACCTGTTCCAAGCAATTGATCGGGTTGTGTTTGAACAGATCTTGAATCGTAAAATATCCAAGAACATTTGGGATTCgatgaaaaaaaagtttggagGCAATGAAAGAGTGAAGCGGTCTCTTCTCCAAACTttaagaagagattttgaGGTTCTTGAAATGAAGAACGAAGAGAACATTGATGATTATTTTGGAAGAGTAATGGTTGTCTCCAACAAGATGAGAAGCAACGGAGAAGACATGTCAGATTCGAAGATTGTTGAGAAAATACTTCGAACTCTGACGGACAAATTCACATATGTGGTGGTAGCCATTGAGGAGTCAAAAGACACAAGAAAGATGACGATTGACGAACTGCAAAGCTCTCTGTCTGTACATGAAAAGAAACTCAAGAAGATCAATcatgaagaagatgatcaaGCTCTCAATATCAGAGGCAGAGGCAGAGGATCATACAGAGGTCGAGGCAGGGGCAAAGGACGCTCATTCAACAAAGCAACACTCGAGTGTTACAACTGCCACCAACTTGGACATTTCCAATATGAATATCCAATTAGGTACAATGGAGCACATTTTGCAGAGatcaaagaaaaggatgaaGTTATTCTCACGACATATGTGGAGCTTCAAGGCACTAAAAGAGGAGATGTGTGGTTCGTGGATTCTGGGTGTTCAAGCTTGGGAACAATCACAAACTAA